DNA sequence from the Betaproteobacteria bacterium genome:
ACTATGTACCGATGCAACAAGTGATTGGCTGGCTGGAAAGTGGCGACGTTGGCGAGTTGACACGAAGATTTGCCGGCCGGGTCGTGCTCATTGGCTATGTTGCCAAATCGCAGGACCGCTGGGCGCTACCTGTTCCTCTATCGCCTTGGGAGCGCGACACAAAAGGGGAGTTGATACTGAAGCAGCCGGGAATCGTGGTGCACTTTCAGACGCTGCGTAGTATGTTGGGTGATGGACTGCTGCAGCCTATTTCGTTGCTTTGGCAGACATTGATTTACGTGTTATTGCTCGGATTCGTGTTTGTGCCGTCCAATCGCCGCACTTACTTTCTTGCCGTGGTGATCGCGCCCCCCCTGTTTTTTTCCATTTCAGTGATCTTGATCACAGCGCACATCCTCATTCCCGCCCTAACATTCCTCGTATTGTTGTGGATTGCGGTGGCAGTTGGCGCGGCAGCGGATGGAATGCAGACGTTGCTGGACAAGAATCACCTGAAGCAGTCGCTAAAGGGAAGCGTTTCTCCGGCGGTGCTACAGGAAATTCTGGCGGGCAACCTGTCGACGGGTGTTTCGGCAAAAACGGCGGAAATATGTGTGCTTTTCAGCGATATACGAGGTTTCACCGGGCTGTCGGAAACGCTATCTCCAGAGACGGTCACCGACTTGCTGACACGCTATTTCGATCGCATGGTGGCTTGCGTACACCGCTATGACGGCACGATGGATAAGTTCATGGGCGATGGCATGATGGTGTTGTTTGGTGCCCCGCGCAGCGTCGGCAATCCCTGCATCAACGCCGTCAATTGTGCGCTGGATATGGTGGAGGCGTTGACAAAATTGAACGAGGAATTTGCCGCGGAGGGATTGCCGGACTTGAAGATTGGAATCGGCATAAACTATGGAAAAGTCGTGGTTGGCAACATTGGCTCGACGGAACGGCACAACTATTCGGCCATTGGCGACGCGGTCAATGTGGCGTCGCGGGTGGAAGGTTTAACCAAACGGCTGGGTGCACAGATTGTGTTGACGGGCGCCTTGAAGGATAAGTTGGGCGATGCTTTTGAGCTGACCGATTTTGGCGAGCAGACGATTCGGGGGCACAGCCCCATGCGCCTTTGGGGGGTAAGTACCAAAGGATTAGTAACAAAGGCGGGTATTCCGCCCGTGGCAGACGCGCGTTAGTGGCATCGGTAATGTATTTTCGGGAGACGATGATGAGAGCAAGGTTTCTATTTTCCGCAGTCGCCATATCCGCGGCGGCGCTTTCTGTGCAGGCGCAAACCGGCATTGCGTTTATCACCGACGTCAAAGGTGAAGCCGGACTGGACGCGGGCAAGGCGTCGCTGATGGCGGAGATCAAGAAAGGCGCGCGCATCAATTGCGTCAGGGAATGCGCGGTGGGTGTGATGTATTTGCTTTCTGGCAAGGAATACGTCCTCAAGGGCCCGGGCGATTTCCTGGTGGGTGATGATGAGGTGACCGCCAAGATCGGAGCGCCGCCAACGGTGCGCGAAACAAAGTGGAAAGTGTCTTCACAGGTTGTCGCGCAGGCCTCGCAGGCTTCAAGCGCCTCGATCCGCATGCGTAGCCTTGGATCCGCCAAGGCTGAAGTTTCGATGCCTGCCGAACGATTGCTGTATCCGCGCGATACCAATGTCGCCACGCTTCAGCCGGCGTTTCGCTGGACTTCCGCGAACGCGAAGGGACCGTTCGAGTTTGAACTCAAGGCAAGCGGTAGCGCAAAGCCGCTCTACAAAGCCAAAGCCGGCTCGATGAATGTCAACCTTCCGGGCAACATCAAGTTGCAGCCTGATCTGGAATATAGCTGGGCGGTCAAGTCCGGGGCGACCTACATCGGCATGACGAGTTTCAAGACTTTGCCTACGAGTGCAATTGATTTGGCGCAGAAACGCAAGCCAGATGAAAAGGCAGCTTTTTCTGATTGGTTGCTTTATGGGCTGACATTGAAAGAAGTCGGCGCCGATCAGGATGCCAGTGAGGTTTGGGGGAGGCTTGCCAAAGACAGGCCCGATCTGCCGGAACTTGCCGCACTCGCCAGGTAGGCTGTCCGCGCTCGCGAAAACGGCGTTCCGACGGGGTCGGCGCGCCGTTTTGCATTCTGCAAACGGCTTAGGACGCTTTTTAGATGGCTCGGTGTTGTCTTTTGGGCAATAATTGGGAAAAGAAAATAGTTGTTTATGCGCGCTTTGCTTCTGAAATTCGTTGTTCCTCGTTTGTACCGATCAGGATGGCGCCTGACGTTTGCGCTCGCCTGTTTGGCGTCCGTTTCGGCATATGCTTACGATGATCGTGTCGCGCTGGTCATCGGTAACGACAGCTATATTAACGAGCCACTGAAAAACGCCGTCAACGATGCCCGCGCCATGCAAAAGGTGCTGCAGGACCTCGGATTCAAGGTGTTGTTCAAGCCGAATGCCGATATACAGACCATGCGCGCGGCCGCCGTGCAGTTTGCCAAGCAGATGGATGGTGCGTCCGCGGCGGTCTTTTACTATGCCGGACATGGAATTCAATACAGCAACAAGAACTACTTGATCCCGATCGATGCCAAGCTGACCGCCGAGCAGGAAATCGCCTATTTCGCGCTCGAGGTGAATCAGATACTCGATAGCATGGAAGAGGCCAAGGTTCGTCATAAGTTCATCATTCTCGATGCCTGTCGCAGCAACCCGTTTCGCAATCTGAGCGTCGCCAGCGGCCTTGCCAAGAGCGCCCGTGTGCCACCGGGCACGACGATTTCCTATGCGGCGGCAGCCGGCGCCATTGCGTTGGACGGCGACGGCGAGAATGGCCTCTATACCAAGCACCTTGTCAGGGAGATTCGCATTCCGGGGCAGACCGAAAGCACCGTGTTCGCCAACGTCGGCTCCAACGTCGCCCAGGAGAGTAACAGCCGGCAAAATCCGGAAAACCAGTCGACGGCGTCGCCACGCGGGGCTTTCCTGTTTGCCGGCGCGAACCTGGCAAGCGTGAGTAACGGTGGGATTTCGGGCGATACCAATGCGTTGGTAGACAAGGAGTTCTGGTCCAGCGTGAAAGACAGCCGCAAGGTCGAAGACTACGAAGCGTATCTTTCGCAGTTTCGGACCGGGATATTTGCGACCCTGGCGCGCAATCGCATTGAGAACATCAAGCAGGAAAGATCCCTGCAACAAGTTGCCATCGCGCCGTCTTCCCGCACGGAGGCAGTTGCGCAACGGGTAATCGTTGCAGATAAAGCTCCAGAAGTTTCGACAAGGCCCATGGAGTCGTCCGCTGCGCCGGTGAAGTTGACGGCGCCGCAAACCATCGTCACAACTTCTGCTTCGCCCGCTGCGGTACCTGCTGCTGCACCCGCGTCGTCTGCTTTCAACACAGCGAATGCCGTTGATTCACAGCCCATTCGGCTGGCAAGCGCCGCGCCGGCAATTCAGACCAGCGAAGTGCGCGGGATGGAGTCAAAACCGGCTGCGCCGGGGATGTCCCTCCCTGCGGCCGCGGCATCAATACCCGCATCCACGACTGCGCCAGCGGCCAATCACGTGGCAGTACTTTCGCCCGAGCAGAAAACGTCACTGCCACCCCCACCGGCTTTTCCGAAAATACTGTCGGGCGCGCTGGAATTTGCCGACGGTGCACGATATGTCGGGGGGTATAAAGAAGATCAGGAGAAGAATCAGACGTTGCATGGGAGGGGCGAGTACATTTCCAATGCATTCCGGTATGAAGGCGAATTTCGTGACGGAAAAAAGCAGGGGAAAGGCGTCTACATCTGGGCAAATGGCGACAAGTTTGATGGGGAATTCGCCAATGACCAAGTCTCAGGCAAGGGTAAATGGGAGTTTGCGAGCGGCGATGTCTACGAAGGGGATGTCTTGAATGCGATCATGGCAGGCAAGGGCGTTCTGGTCACAAAGAGTGGTGACAAATACGAAGGCATGTTTGCTGATGGCAAACCGCACGGACAAGGTGTGTACATTTTCGCCAGCGGCGACAGGTTCGAGGGCAGCATGGCGGCGGGGAAAATGGCGGGCAACGGCGTCTACGTCAGCAAGAGCGGTGACAAGATTCTTGCGCCGTTTATTGACAATGTTGCGCACGGTGCCGGGACGTACGAATTTGCCAATGGCGACCGTTATGTCGGCCAAATCCAGAATGGCCTGCTGACCGGTAAGGGCAAATACTTTCACTCCGACGGGCAACGCTCGGAGGGCAGCTATGTGAACGGACTTCTCAACGGTGACGGTAAATTTTTTTACAACAATGGATCAATGTTCGAGGGAACCTTTGAAGGCGGGTTCAAACGTGCAAAAGGGCTGATGATCCAGAGTGACGGCAGCAAGCGCAAAGCCGTCATTGTCAATGGCGAAACGACTTTTCCCGAAGGCTGACTAGTGCAAGTGCCATCTGTGTCAATCGGCTGCCTGTGAGTATTAATCTGGGCATTGTCGCAGGGACCACCGGGACGGTGACCATCATCGTGGGCGACGAACATACCGCGCCACGCATCGGCTCCGGCCAGATTCACGTTCTCGCCACGCCAGTCATGATCAATCTGTTTGAAGCCGCTGCCTTGGCCGCGTGCGAGCATTTGCTTCCTGCAGGGCATCAAAGTCTCGGCACCCATCTGGATGTATCCCATATTGCCGCTACCCCTGTCGGCATGCGTGTGACCGCGACTGCTGAAGTCATGTCGGTTGAAGGTCGCACCATTAAATTTCGCCTCAAAGCTGAAGATGAACGTGACGTCATCGGCGAGGGCACGCACGAGCGCGTGGTGGTGAATGTCACCAAATTTGATCTGCGGGTACAGGAAAAGACTGCGCTGATCAGGCGCTGATTCCCGGCGCCGCCCGATTACTGATCGCAGGCAATTTCCGAAAAATTGTCGTGCCTAACGCCGTAACTCTAGCATTGGCGGGGTTCGCAGGCGAATAATGGCCCGAAAGGCCCGTCCGTGCTAGGGTTTGTGCTGAATATGCGGGACATGCGCTGCAACGAGCTCGCTTTGTTGCCGCGAAAGCACCTCGCGAATTTTCGGTAGCGCGGCACGCGCAGCCGCTTCGCCGCGCTGGATGCACATTCGCCGATATTCTTCGCTGATACCCGCGTAATAACCCAGATCGGGGTGAATCAGCACGTCCGCGTATACCGCCTGGTTCGCGACTTTTGCCGCGCGTGCACGGTCTCGCGTCGCCCAGTTTGCAGGCGCCTGCGTTGGAATGGCATGCACATATGCCGACACGTCCACGGCAATCACCATCCGTGCGCCGAGTTCGCGCGCAACGCGGATCGGAACAGGTTCTGCCTCGTCGCCATCGTGATATTCCACGCTGCGGATTCGCACCGGCGCAAATTGCCCCGGTGTCGCGCTTGATGCGCGTACCGCGGCGGCGGTGTTGCCACGATTGAATATGGTCAGCGTGTTGTTGCCGAGAATTGATGCCGTCACCGCCAGCTTTCGTCTGAATCCCTCGAGTGGCTTGCGACCGGTGCGTTCATTGATAAATGCCTCAATGGCGCCGCCGTCGCCCGCCAAGCCTCTCGTTGAGATGCCAATGAATCGCTTGGGGTCAAGGTCGAGTGCGATCTGCTCGATCGCGGCGGCTGGCATGTGATCGGCATAGAGCGCGCCGATCATCGCGCCCACACTTGCGCCCACGACCAAGTCGGCTTCGATGCCGTTTTCCTCGAGCACTTTGAGGACGCCGATATGCGCGAAGCCGCGCGGTCCTCCAGCACCAAGAACCAGCGCAACGCGCGGCCGTTCCGCAGCGTCGTAGGGTTCAAAGGTCGGCGCGTCAGGTCCGTTGTATTCCGCGATGCCACCAACGCAACCCGCGAGCAACGACGCGAGGACACCTGCACGAATGCAATCGCCCTGCTTGCACGTGAGGCCGATTGCACGCATAGTGGCAAACAATTTTTTCATGACCAGAATCTACCATGCCATCCATCAGTAACCAATACGACGCCGTCATCATCGGCGGCGGTCACAACGGACTCGTTTGCGCCTGCTATCTCGCCAAAAAAGGATTGAAAGTGCGGGTGCTGGAACGCCGTTCCATTGTCGGCGGCGCGGTGGTGACCGAAGAGTTTCATCCCGGATTCCGCAATTCGTCGGCGAGCTACACCGTGAGTTTGCTGAATCCCCTGATCATCCACGATTTGAATCTGGCGCAACACGGATTGAGGATCGTCGAGCGGCCATTTTCAAATTTTTTGCCATTGGGCGATCGCGAGTACATCAAGGTTGGAGGCGGGCTGGCGGCCACGCAGGCCGAAGTGGCGCGGTTTTCACGGCGCGATGCGGATCGCCTGCCTGAGTACTACGCGATGCTCGATCGGGTTGCAGCGGTATTGAAAGACTTGCTGCTGGAAACACCGCCGAATGTGGGCGGCGGGATTGCCGACGTGTTGCGGGCCTGGAAAGTGGGCAAGCGTTTCAAGTTGCTCGACATGACGGCGCGACGCGACGTACTCGACCTTTTTACGAAAAGCGCGGGTGATGTGCTTGATCAGTATTTCGAGTCCGGGCCGATCAAGGCCTGTTTTGGATTTGATAGCGTCGTCGGCAATTTTGCATCACCGTACACGCCAGGTTCCGCGTACGTGCTTTTGCACCATGTGTTCGGCGAGGTAAACGGCAAGCCCGGCATTTGGGGCCACGCGATCGGCGGCATGGGTGCGATCACGCAGGCGATGGCAAAGGAGGCGATTGCGCGCGGGGTTGAAATCTCGGTGGACGCACCGGTGGCGCGCGTGGAAGTGGTCGATGGCAAAGCCAGCGGCGTGGTGCTCGGAGATGGTACCCGCATTGCAGCGAAATGCGTGGTCTCGAACCTGCATCCGAAGTTGCTATTCCAGTCGCTGATTCCGCCGAAGGATGTGCCGGCCGAATTTGCCCAGCGCATTGCCGCGTACAAATCGGGGTCGGGAACATTCCGCATGAATGTGGCATTGTCGGAATTGCCGCGATTCAGTTGTTTGCCGGAGCCGGGACCGCATCTTTCCTCGGGCATTATCATGGCGCCATCGCTCAATTACATGGAGCGGGCGTTCTTTGACGCAAAGACATTTGGGTGGTCAAGGAAACCCATTGTGGAAATTCTCATTCCGAGTACGGTGGACGATTCGCTCGCGCCAAAAGGCCAGCATGTCGCGAGTCTGTTTTGCCAGCATGTTTCGCCAGCACTTCCTGATGGTCGCAACTGGGATGACCACCGTGATGAAGTTGCCGATCTGATGGTTGATACGGTTACGCAATTCGCGCCGAATTTCAAAGCCAGTATCATCGCGCGGCAGATTTATTCGCCACTGGATATGGAGCGCACTTTTGGACTGATTGGCGGCGATATTTTTCATGGCACGTTATCGCTGGATCAGTTGTTCAGCGCGCGGCCAATTCTGGGATATGGAAATTACCGGACACCGATCAAGAGTCTCTATCAGTGCGGGGCAGGCACACATCCCGGTGGCGGTGTCACCGGCGTACCCGGGCACAATGCGGCGCGGGAAATCATCAGGGACAGGTAGTTGTTCTACTTCCAGTCGGGTTTGCGCTTTTCCAGAAATGCCGCCACGCCTTCTTGCGCGTTCGGCTGCATGAAATTGCATGAAATCGTCGCCCCTGCATCCTGGTACGCGGCTTCAATGCCTGTTTCCATTTGCCGGTAAAGCAATGCCTTACCCATCGCCAACGCGTCGCGCGGCTTGGCTTTGAGGTTTTCCGCGAGCTTCAACGTCTCTGCCCTCAAAGCCTCTGCCGTGACCACCCGATTCACCAGTCCCCAGGCGAGTGCGGTGGCGGCATCGATGAATTCACCCGTCATCAGCATTTCCGCTGCGCGCTTGCGCGAGATGGTTCGCGACAGCGGCACAGCGGGAGTCGAGCAGAACAATCCGAGATTCACGCCTGAGACCGCGAATTTGGCGTGTTCCGCCGCGACCGCCAGATCGCATTGGGCGACCAACTGGCATCCTGCCGCCGTCGCCATGCCTTGGACTTCAGCAATCACCGGCACCGGCAGATGGGCAATCTTGAGCATCATGGCCGAGCATTGCTGGAAAAGTTGCCGTACGAAAGTCTCGTCCCCGGCGGCCTTCATCTCTTTCAAATCGTGCCCCGCACAAAAAGCGCTGCCGTTCGCGGCGATGACGAGTACGCGCACGTTTTCGTCCCCTTTGATTTGATCCAGCGCCGCATGCAGGGCTGCCAGCAGGGCAGAGGACAGGGCGTTGTATTGCTTTGGCCGATTGAGCGTAAGGATTGCAATTCCATCATTAATTGTAATATTAATCATGGGGTTATCGATTGAATCTAATATGTCCATGGCTGTTGTCCGGCGCGAGATTGTCTGTGGAAATGATACCCCACCTGCGGGAAACCTGTTGCAGGGTGAGGCACGTAGGTGGAGCACACACAAAATTACCCAAATGTGCGTTATGACACTGCCGGCGTCGTAGCCGGCGCGTAGCATCTGGCAAACACGCGAGCACATGTCGTCCAAAGGGGGGCCACGGGGAGTTTACAAGTGCTGGTCAAGCGAATAATATGTGCTGCTAGAATTTAAAAATAGACTTTTCCTTTGAAATCAAAAACAAAGGAAACAATCTTGACGCGGTTTAACAACGTCCGCCTTTGCGGTTGTGTGTTCGCGACGGTGGCGCATCTCGACGGTTATGCCCATGATAAGAAAATTCATTTTGCGTGGATGGTCTCCGCAGTTGGTGAGGCGCCAGATTCCCTTGCTTGGCGTTGCATTGAGTGCTGCCTTTTCATTGGCCGCACTGGCTGCGGGCAATCCCAAGCTCCTCATGGATGCGCAGCAATTGCTGGACGCCGAAAACCCCAAGCAGGCTTACAAGATTCTCTTTGACGAGCAGAAGCATTATGCCGACGACCGCAAGTTCGACTACTTGCTCGGCGTGGCAGCGCTCGGCAGCAGCAAGATCGAGGACTCTATTATTGCCCTGGAGCGCGTGCTGGCTGCCAAGCCGAGTAACGCCGAGGCCTCGATGTATTTGGGGAAGGCCTATTTCCTGGCGGGATCAATGGATCTGGCCGAAGCGACATTTCGGCAGTTGCAACGAAAAAATCCACCGCCACTGGCGCGGGCAACCATCGACCAGTATTTGCAGGCAATCGCACAGCGGCGCGCACAAGGCAAGCGCGCCATCTATGGCTACGGCGAACTGTCGCTGGGCTATGACAGCAACATCACTGGCGTGCCCTCGGATTTCACCGCTGCCGTGGTATCTGCTTTCAATATTCCCGGCATCGACCCGACCGGTAACTCGATCAAGCGCAAGGCGGCATATATGGGCGCGGCCGCCGCCGTGGATTACGTTCAACCATTCAACGCAACCTGGTCCGGGGTGCTGGGCGCGGAAGCGCGCGGCCGGGCCTATCGCCATGAAGGCGCATTCAATTCCGTGTTGGGCGATGTGCGCGGAGGCGTTGCCTGGAATAGCGGTGTTCATGGAGTAAAGGTCAGCGCCGGTTACAGCCAGTTCAAGCAGAAGGGCGACGCACCCGGCGACCCGATGCCGACCAACGATCGCAAAATGACCACGCTCGGCGGCGACTACCGCTATGCATTGTCCGAACAACAGCAGTTGAATGTTGGTCTGAGTGGGTCGCGCGTGAGATTTCCGCAGAACGACATAGAGGATTTTGATGCGGTGGCGGTTTCTGCCGGGTGGCAAAGACAGTTTACCGGTAGTGGAATGCCGGTGATGCAGGTCAGCGGGTATTACAGTCGGGACGAGGCAGTGCGCAAGCTGGCTGATGGGGTATCGGATAAATCCAAGCACGTCGGTGGATTGCGCAGTTATTACCAGTATTCACTGTCGGAAAAATTGTCGCTGTTCAACGGCCTCGGTTTCACCACGCGCCGCGATCAGAGTGCATTTGCACGCGCGACGCAAGTTGAGTTTGGCCGCGACCAGCTCACCGATATCACGCTGGGTGTGAATTGGCGCTTCCAGCCGAAGTGCGCATTGCGCGCACAATGGTTTGGTTCTCGCAACGATTCCAACATCGCCATCTACGACTACACACGCAACGAGATGTCGTCGAACATCCGCTGCGAATTCATGTGATTTTTTAGCCCACGCCCGATGAGCACGAATATGGGAGTTTCAAACATGCAAGTATCCAGATTCCTCAGAACCCACCCGGTGCGCCCTATCGCGCTGGCGGTAATGGTCTTGGCTATCGCATCGCTTTCGGGAGCGTCCGGTGCGTCGGCAGAGAGTGGACGGTTTACCTTTGTGATCGGCAGGGTAGAGGTGCAATCGCCCGGCAGCTCTGTTCCCGTTTTGGCGAAGCCGGGAACGGAAGTGAATCGGGGTGACACCATCATCACTTATGCCGATGGAATGGCACAGTTGACAATGGTCGACGAAGCGCGCCTGTCCCTTCGGTCGAACTCACGTTTGCGCGTCGAAACCTATTCGTCACGTGGAGAGTCGCAACCTCCCACTTCGCTACTCAATCTGCTACGTGGCACATTGCGGGCCTTTACGAGCGCGCTTACGTCAAACAAGGACAACTACAAAATGCGTACCGCCGTTGCCACGGTGGGCATTCGCGGATCGGGCAACGTTCTCAATCAGTCGGACGACGACTCCACGACCACGAATCACACCATCGAGGGCGAACACAGCATCACCGCTAACGAAGGCAATTTTCCGCCGGTGTTCACACATCCCAACCAGACTGTTCAGGTCATCAGGGGGCAGGCGCCGAAGTTCATCCCGACGCCACTGTTCATGCTGGATGCCGGCAAGACCATGGTGGGTTCGGGCGATACCGACAGCGCGCCCGGTACGACAGGCGACGACGGACAATCGCGTGGAGTGGGTAGTTTCCCCGGTAGCGGCGCGGCCATCGTTGGCGGCAACGGCCTTGGTTTTCCCGATACTAATGTGAATGCCGGAACGGATCCCATCAATCTGCAGAACATTGTGATTGCATCAAATGGTACGGCGTTTTCCGATCAGGCCGCACCTGAACAAATCCGCCTCGATGCGGGCGCCCTGCGTGCTTACAGCGCCTATGCGGGGGCACAGAGCGGTACCTCAATCGATATCAAGGGCGGCAACGTTGCCGATTTGCAGACCATCATTATCGACGGTGGCATGACCATCGTACTTGGACGCTGGACCGGCGTGAGCAGCCTCGCGTTCAGCGGCGGCAACGGTTATGTTGGCGCGGGCGGAATACATTGGGGCTATGGCGGCACTGGATTTCCCGCGTATTTGTCCGATGTCCTTACCGGCACCGTCTCCTATACGCGCGTCGGAGCGACCACGCCAACCAACCAGTTGGGCACGACCGGCCAACTTGTGAATACCATCCTCGACGTCAATTTCACTTCACGTACCCTGAACGCAACACTTGGCATCACCATGCCAACAGCGGGCGGCACCAACGGTGGCAATTGGACCCTGCAGGCGACAAATGTGCCTTTCGCGCTGAATTCATTCATTGCGTTTACCGGTGGTGGCGGCTTGACCGTCACCAACGGTACGGGGCAAAGTTCGGCGAGCAACAGCGGGTTAAGCGGCACTATCGACGGTAGTTTTGTCGGTTCCACATTGAATGGCGCGCTGGTGGGTTATGGATTCGTCGATCAAACCGGCAGCGGCTCAGCTGGGTTTCAGAGCGTCAGCGGGGTTGTGGCATTCCAGGGGCCTTCGCAAAACGCCGCCGCGCAATATCGTGACGGCCTGGTCTCCGATCCCAATGGCGCATTGAGTGGTGCGAGCTATATCCGTAGTTATGCAACCACCAATCGCCCAGAGGAAGTTTCGGTAGGCGATCAGGGACGGGTCACGGCGTTCACGGCGCCATATGTCGCAGGGAATCACCTTGTCGGGCACGTGAACTATGCACAAGGCACGTCCACCATTGTGGACAACGGATTCGATCCA
Encoded proteins:
- a CDS encoding adenylate/guanylate cyclase domain-containing protein, which codes for MDLFGKLTKWWGTPLPRSVLLLSIAILLFTFLLRVPTKDQSILGVLERIAFDQQMNFMRKFYPRDAKVEPVLIGIDEAAEDMFEEPLALWHRHFAKTLDALVIAKPVLVGIDIQMPSRSFNKYLPGGDLALLRSLHALKSALPLVVVHTFDRAGNLAPIHPAYLGQLGDESFAIDRVLEDRDSTARRFAEREIIKEGSLPPFAAYIARLLGKEPGTGYIDFSVGGEINYVPMQQVIGWLESGDVGELTRRFAGRVVLIGYVAKSQDRWALPVPLSPWERDTKGELILKQPGIVVHFQTLRSMLGDGLLQPISLLWQTLIYVLLLGFVFVPSNRRTYFLAVVIAPPLFFSISVILITAHILIPALTFLVLLWIAVAVGAAADGMQTLLDKNHLKQSLKGSVSPAVLQEILAGNLSTGVSAKTAEICVLFSDIRGFTGLSETLSPETVTDLLTRYFDRMVACVHRYDGTMDKFMGDGMMVLFGAPRSVGNPCINAVNCALDMVEALTKLNEEFAAEGLPDLKIGIGINYGKVVVGNIGSTERHNYSAIGDAVNVASRVEGLTKRLGAQIVLTGALKDKLGDAFELTDFGEQTIRGHSPMRLWGVSTKGLVTKAGIPPVADAR
- a CDS encoding caspase family protein, whose product is MRALLLKFVVPRLYRSGWRLTFALACLASVSAYAYDDRVALVIGNDSYINEPLKNAVNDARAMQKVLQDLGFKVLFKPNADIQTMRAAAVQFAKQMDGASAAVFYYAGHGIQYSNKNYLIPIDAKLTAEQEIAYFALEVNQILDSMEEAKVRHKFIILDACRSNPFRNLSVASGLAKSARVPPGTTISYAAAAGAIALDGDGENGLYTKHLVREIRIPGQTESTVFANVGSNVAQESNSRQNPENQSTASPRGAFLFAGANLASVSNGGISGDTNALVDKEFWSSVKDSRKVEDYEAYLSQFRTGIFATLARNRIENIKQERSLQQVAIAPSSRTEAVAQRVIVADKAPEVSTRPMESSAAPVKLTAPQTIVTTSASPAAVPAAAPASSAFNTANAVDSQPIRLASAAPAIQTSEVRGMESKPAAPGMSLPAAAASIPASTTAPAANHVAVLSPEQKTSLPPPPAFPKILSGALEFADGARYVGGYKEDQEKNQTLHGRGEYISNAFRYEGEFRDGKKQGKGVYIWANGDKFDGEFANDQVSGKGKWEFASGDVYEGDVLNAIMAGKGVLVTKSGDKYEGMFADGKPHGQGVYIFASGDRFEGSMAAGKMAGNGVYVSKSGDKILAPFIDNVAHGAGTYEFANGDRYVGQIQNGLLTGKGKYFHSDGQRSEGSYVNGLLNGDGKFFYNNGSMFEGTFEGGFKRAKGLMIQSDGSKRKAVIVNGETTFPEG
- a CDS encoding thioesterase, whose protein sequence is MINLFEAAALAACEHLLPAGHQSLGTHLDVSHIAATPVGMRVTATAEVMSVEGRTIKFRLKAEDERDVIGEGTHERVVVNVTKFDLRVQEKTALIRR
- a CDS encoding patatin-like phospholipase family protein — translated: MKKLFATMRAIGLTCKQGDCIRAGVLASLLAGCVGGIAEYNGPDAPTFEPYDAAERPRVALVLGAGGPRGFAHIGVLKVLEENGIEADLVVGASVGAMIGALYADHMPAAAIEQIALDLDPKRFIGISTRGLAGDGGAIEAFINERTGRKPLEGFRRKLAVTASILGNNTLTIFNRGNTAAAVRASSATPGQFAPVRIRSVEYHDGDEAEPVPIRVARELGARMVIAVDVSAYVHAIPTQAPANWATRDRARAAKVANQAVYADVLIHPDLGYYAGISEEYRRMCIQRGEAAARAALPKIREVLSRQQSELVAAHVPHIQHKP
- a CDS encoding NAD(P)/FAD-dependent oxidoreductase, with the protein product MSNQYDAVIIGGGHNGLVCACYLAKKGLKVRVLERRSIVGGAVVTEEFHPGFRNSSASYTVSLLNPLIIHDLNLAQHGLRIVERPFSNFLPLGDREYIKVGGGLAATQAEVARFSRRDADRLPEYYAMLDRVAAVLKDLLLETPPNVGGGIADVLRAWKVGKRFKLLDMTARRDVLDLFTKSAGDVLDQYFESGPIKACFGFDSVVGNFASPYTPGSAYVLLHHVFGEVNGKPGIWGHAIGGMGAITQAMAKEAIARGVEISVDAPVARVEVVDGKASGVVLGDGTRIAAKCVVSNLHPKLLFQSLIPPKDVPAEFAQRIAAYKSGSGTFRMNVALSELPRFSCLPEPGPHLSSGIIMAPSLNYMERAFFDAKTFGWSRKPIVEILIPSTVDDSLAPKGQHVASLFCQHVSPALPDGRNWDDHRDEVADLMVDTVTQFAPNFKASIIARQIYSPLDMERTFGLIGGDIFHGTLSLDQLFSARPILGYGNYRTPIKSLYQCGAGTHPGGGVTGVPGHNAAREIIRDR
- a CDS encoding enoyl-CoA hydratase, producing the protein MDILDSIDNPMINITINDGIAILTLNRPKQYNALSSALLAALHAALDQIKGDENVRVLVIAANGSAFCAGHDLKEMKAAGDETFVRQLFQQCSAMMLKIAHLPVPVIAEVQGMATAAGCQLVAQCDLAVAAEHAKFAVSGVNLGLFCSTPAVPLSRTISRKRAAEMLMTGEFIDAATALAWGLVNRVVTAEALRAETLKLAENLKAKPRDALAMGKALLYRQMETGIEAAYQDAGATISCNFMQPNAQEGVAAFLEKRKPDWK
- a CDS encoding tetratricopeptide repeat protein translates to MIRKFILRGWSPQLVRRQIPLLGVALSAAFSLAALAAGNPKLLMDAQQLLDAENPKQAYKILFDEQKHYADDRKFDYLLGVAALGSSKIEDSIIALERVLAAKPSNAEASMYLGKAYFLAGSMDLAEATFRQLQRKNPPPLARATIDQYLQAIAQRRAQGKRAIYGYGELSLGYDSNITGVPSDFTAAVVSAFNIPGIDPTGNSIKRKAAYMGAAAAVDYVQPFNATWSGVLGAEARGRAYRHEGAFNSVLGDVRGGVAWNSGVHGVKVSAGYSQFKQKGDAPGDPMPTNDRKMTTLGGDYRYALSEQQQLNVGLSGSRVRFPQNDIEDFDAVAVSAGWQRQFTGSGMPVMQVSGYYSRDEAVRKLADGVSDKSKHVGGLRSYYQYSLSEKLSLFNGLGFTTRRDQSAFARATQVEFGRDQLTDITLGVNWRFQPKCALRAQWFGSRNDSNIAIYDYTRNEMSSNIRCEFM